One window of the Lusitaniella coriacea LEGE 07157 genome contains the following:
- a CDS encoding XRE family transcriptional regulator has protein sequence MTPDELITISIESGSDNLFEDIGFTPEEAASLKIKSDLALKLRQHLEEQRLDSDEITQFFGSNAIKIEDIIEGELDRFTIEELVALLLHIGLQVKVEISPLV, from the coding sequence ATGACACCTGACGAATTGATAACGATTTCAATCGAATCGGGTAGTGACAACCTTTTTGAGGATATCGGCTTTACCCCGGAAGAAGCAGCAAGCCTCAAAATCAAGTCCGATCTGGCTTTGAAGTTACGTCAACACCTCGAAGAACAACGATTGGATTCAGATGAGATAACGCAATTTTTCGGTTCAAACGCAATAAAAATTGAAGATATTATCGAAGGCGAACTCGATCGGTTCACGATAGAAGAATTGGTTGCTTTGTTGTTGCATATTGGTTTGCAAGTAAAGGTAGAAATTTCCCCCTTAGTCTAG
- a CDS encoding Uma2 family endonuclease, whose translation MFALISPEKIQLPAGSVVRLPATWQEYQSLRDRRGDGSIPRLKYRNGEVLLMSPFPVHGRDAHLIADIVKALLDSDEREYDAFTPVTMTVPEESGIEPDYCFYINNWQAVSGKKRIDWQNDPPPDLAIEIDVTSYSDVEDYLPYRVPEIWLFKKQQLLIYQLQGATYQLQTHSLYFPDFDLHSAIARCVDIAYQRNTSAAIRDLKQQL comes from the coding sequence GTGTTTGCCCTCATCTCACCAGAAAAAATTCAATTGCCTGCGGGTTCTGTCGTGCGCTTACCTGCAACATGGCAAGAATATCAGAGTTTGCGCGATCGGCGAGGAGACGGTTCGATTCCGCGTTTGAAGTATCGCAATGGAGAAGTGTTGCTGATGTCGCCTTTTCCCGTACATGGAAGAGACGCTCATTTAATTGCCGATATTGTGAAAGCGCTTTTAGATTCCGATGAGCGAGAATACGATGCATTTACACCTGTCACGATGACAGTACCCGAAGAAAGTGGCATCGAGCCAGACTATTGCTTTTACATTAATAATTGGCAAGCGGTTTCAGGCAAAAAACGCATTGACTGGCAAAACGATCCGCCACCAGATTTGGCAATCGAAATTGATGTCACCAGTTACTCTGACGTGGAGGATTATCTTCCCTATCGGGTTCCGGAAATTTGGCTATTTAAAAAACAGCAACTCTTGATTTACCAGTTGCAGGGTGCAACATACCAACTGCAAACCCATAGCCTGTATTTTCCTGACTTTGATTTACATTCCGCGATCGCGCGATGCGTAGATATAGCCTACCAACGCAACACCAGTGCCGCTATCCGGGATTTAAAACAGCAACTCTAG
- a CDS encoding ABC transporter substrate-binding protein, which yields MAQTPLKTAMLAATFAATLLGCNPQTPQSAQKFVALTQFVEHPSLDATRKGIEEELAEAGFKEGETLKFKQESAQGNPSTAAQIATQFVGENPDVIVAIATPSAQAVASATKEIPIVFSAVTDPISAKLASNLEKPGGNVTGVTDLSPIDKHLDLIAEITPQAKRIGVLYNAGETNSITLLDLLKEEAPKRGMTIVEATAANSSGVLTAARSLVGKVDAIYVPTDNTIASALEAVIQVGQDAKLPVYAGDTDSVARGAITGLSFNYYDVGRQTGKVIVQILDGTNPGEIPVRSVEKLELHLNPKSAQTMGVTLPEAILEKADKVIE from the coding sequence ATGGCTCAAACTCCACTCAAAACCGCAATGCTGGCAGCCACCTTTGCTGCAACCCTCCTCGGATGCAATCCCCAAACCCCCCAATCTGCCCAGAAATTTGTTGCTCTGACTCAATTCGTCGAACACCCCTCCCTCGACGCAACCCGCAAGGGCATTGAAGAGGAATTAGCCGAGGCGGGATTTAAAGAAGGGGAAACCCTAAAATTCAAGCAGGAAAGCGCCCAAGGAAACCCCAGTACTGCCGCCCAAATCGCCACCCAATTCGTGGGAGAGAACCCCGATGTCATTGTCGCCATTGCCACCCCATCCGCTCAAGCTGTCGCATCGGCAACAAAAGAAATTCCTATTGTTTTCTCCGCCGTTACCGACCCCATAAGTGCTAAATTAGCGAGTAATTTGGAGAAACCGGGAGGAAATGTCACGGGTGTAACCGATCTGTCTCCCATCGACAAACATTTAGATTTAATTGCTGAAATTACCCCTCAAGCAAAACGCATTGGCGTTCTGTATAATGCCGGGGAAACAAATTCTATTACCCTTTTAGATTTGCTCAAAGAAGAAGCTCCAAAACGGGGAATGACGATTGTTGAAGCCACCGCAGCCAACTCTAGCGGCGTGTTAACCGCAGCACGAAGTTTAGTGGGAAAAGTGGATGCAATTTACGTGCCAACGGATAATACTATCGCCTCTGCATTGGAAGCCGTGATTCAAGTGGGTCAAGATGCGAAACTCCCCGTCTATGCGGGAGACACCGACTCTGTAGCGCGGGGCGCGATCACGGGACTCAGTTTCAACTACTATGATGTGGGTCGTCAAACTGGAAAAGTCATCGTACAAATTCTTGATGGCACCAATCCCGGCGAAATCCCCGTTCGTTCTGTCGAAAAACTCGAACTGCACCTCAACCCCAAATCCGCACAAACAATGGGCGTAACCCTTCCCGAAGCGATATTGGAAAAAGCCGATAAGGTGATTGAGTAG
- a CDS encoding ABC transporter ATP-binding protein, which yields MIELETIYVTFNPGTPLETRALNGVDLTIPDGQFVTVIGSNGAGKSTLLNTISGDIIPDRGKVKIAEQTVTKLPTHKRAKFVARVFQNPLAGSCAHLTVEENLALAYRRGKSRGLRSALNRRLREDLRAQLATLGLGLENRLRDRMGLLSGGQRQAVSLLMSTLAPNKILLLDEHTAALDPKTAESVLQLTRQIVEQRQLTTLMITHSMRQALDFGDRVLMLHQGKIIFDLAGTERNGLEVKDLLQLFEEKQDNFLSDDSLLLG from the coding sequence ATGATTGAACTCGAAACCATTTACGTCACCTTCAATCCCGGAACCCCGTTAGAAACGAGGGCGTTAAACGGCGTTGACTTAACCATTCCCGACGGTCAATTTGTCACGGTAATCGGCAGCAATGGCGCGGGAAAATCCACCCTCCTCAATACCATAAGCGGCGATATTATCCCCGATCGCGGAAAAGTCAAAATTGCCGAACAAACCGTTACCAAACTCCCCACCCACAAACGAGCCAAATTCGTCGCCAGAGTCTTCCAAAATCCCCTTGCGGGTTCCTGCGCCCACCTCACTGTTGAAGAGAACCTCGCCCTGGCATATCGTCGCGGCAAATCCAGGGGGTTGCGTTCTGCCCTCAATCGCCGCCTACGAGAGGACTTGCGCGCCCAACTTGCCACATTAGGATTGGGATTAGAAAATCGGTTGCGCGATCGTATGGGACTCCTTTCCGGGGGGCAACGCCAAGCCGTCAGCCTGTTAATGTCCACCCTCGCCCCCAATAAAATCCTACTCCTCGACGAACACACCGCCGCCCTCGATCCCAAAACTGCCGAATCCGTCCTGCAACTCACCCGCCAAATCGTCGAACAGCGACAGTTGACAACGCTCATGATTACCCACAGTATGCGTCAAGCACTGGATTTCGGCGATCGCGTCCTTATGTTACACCAAGGTAAAATTATTTTCGATCTTGCCGGAACGGAACGCAATGGATTGGAAGTCAAAGATCTATTGCAACTCTTCGAGGAAAAGCAGGACAATTTCCTCAGTGATGATTCCTTACTTTTAGGGTAG
- a CDS encoding type II toxin-antitoxin system RelE family toxin has product MYFIEYTEEALLDLEHFRKSERRQILDAVDRQLLYEPTVETKNRKRLRPNQLAEWELRVGKYRVFYDVLKGANTESVNIVKIEAVGFKQHNTLLIRGKEFEL; this is encoded by the coding sequence ATGTATTTCATTGAATACACAGAAGAAGCTCTTTTAGATTTAGAGCATTTTCGGAAATCCGAGCGTCGGCAGATCCTTGATGCAGTCGATCGCCAACTACTTTACGAGCCAACTGTTGAAACCAAGAACCGCAAACGTCTTCGCCCCAATCAACTGGCAGAATGGGAATTACGAGTCGGAAAATATCGCGTGTTTTATGACGTTCTTAAGGGCGCGAATACCGAGAGCGTTAATATTGTTAAAATCGAGGCGGTAGGCTTTAAACAGCACAACACGCTATTGATTCGGGGGAAAGAGTTTGAGTTATGA
- a CDS encoding phytanoyl-CoA dioxygenase family protein, whose product MTSIASYTEQIERDGFACIPKVLDEAQISKLKEALYAIARGNKSQPYGLRRLLEKVPAIRNLCTQSCIRHWVEPILGENAFPVRGLFFDKTVNANWGIRWHQDVTIAVQQRLEAPGFSPWSQKEGVCHVQPPLEVLEKMLALRVHLDDTGADNGCLWVVPGSHRCGRLSRQQVQKLTERGNAHPIPRGGILAMKPLLLHSSRRAATPRHRRILHLEFATEALPHGLKWYGS is encoded by the coding sequence GTGACCTCAATCGCATCCTACACAGAGCAAATTGAACGAGACGGATTTGCTTGCATTCCCAAAGTTTTGGATGAAGCCCAAATTTCAAAACTTAAAGAGGCATTGTACGCGATCGCGCGCGGAAATAAATCGCAACCTTATGGACTCCGCCGCCTCCTGGAGAAAGTTCCCGCAATCCGAAACCTTTGCACTCAATCCTGCATTCGCCATTGGGTAGAACCCATTCTTGGGGAAAATGCCTTTCCCGTTCGCGGACTTTTTTTCGATAAAACCGTTAATGCCAATTGGGGAATTCGCTGGCATCAAGATGTTACGATCGCGGTGCAACAGCGTTTAGAGGCTCCTGGATTTAGCCCTTGGTCGCAAAAAGAAGGCGTTTGCCACGTTCAACCCCCCCTCGAAGTTCTCGAAAAAATGCTCGCCTTGCGCGTTCACCTCGACGATACAGGCGCGGATAATGGCTGTCTTTGGGTGGTTCCCGGTTCGCACCGTTGCGGACGTTTATCGCGCCAACAGGTTCAAAAATTAACAGAACGCGGCAATGCGCACCCCATTCCTCGTGGCGGAATCCTCGCAATGAAACCCCTACTCCTCCATTCTTCCCGCCGCGCCGCAACACCCCGCCATCGGCGCATTCTCCACCTTGAATTTGCGACTGAGGCACTTCCCCACGGATTGAAATGGTACGGTTCTTGA
- a CDS encoding type II toxin-antitoxin system HicB family antitoxin has translation MQYLIIIEPTETGYSAYSPDLPGCVSTGATREELERNMHEAIELHLEGLKDEGLEIPPPTTTSTYVEIAA, from the coding sequence ATGCAATATCTCATTATCATTGAACCCACAGAAACGGGATATTCGGCTTACTCTCCCGATTTGCCGGGTTGCGTTTCGACAGGTGCAACTCGCGAAGAACTCGAACGAAATATGCACGAGGCAATTGAGCTTCATTTGGAAGGATTGAAGGATGAGGGATTAGAAATTCCACCACCGACAACGACATCGACTTACGTTGAAATTGCAGCGTAA
- a CDS encoding ABC transporter permease, translated as MSLIAFFGALEIGFLYGLVGLGVYLSFRILDFPDLTVDGSFPLGGAIAATLIVSGVNPFIATFVAFLGGGVAGLVTAWLNVQFQILHLLASILTAIALYSINLRIMGRPNIPLLGEDTIFTPLEKGIIAPLPEAWMGGAVLALSVGAIVFAAKIALDGFLNSQLGLGMRATGVNPVMASAQGISTVSTILWGIALSNALVAVAGAMFAQLNGSADVTMGVGTIIFGLAATIVGETVLSPITIRRATLGVLIGSILYRLAVGLALNADFIGLQAQDLNLVTAVLVALALVLPRYRDRLKSMWRDRAQNG; from the coding sequence ATGAGTCTTATCGCTTTTTTTGGGGCGCTGGAAATTGGCTTCCTTTATGGTTTGGTGGGTTTGGGGGTGTATTTATCCTTCCGCATTTTGGACTTTCCCGATTTAACCGTTGATGGGAGTTTTCCGTTAGGGGGCGCGATCGCGGCAACCTTAATTGTATCGGGCGTAAACCCTTTTATTGCAACGTTTGTGGCGTTTTTGGGAGGCGGCGTTGCGGGGTTGGTGACGGCGTGGCTGAACGTCCAGTTTCAAATTTTACACCTCCTAGCGAGCATTCTTACCGCGATCGCGCTCTATTCGATTAATCTGCGAATTATGGGAAGACCCAATATTCCCCTCCTGGGAGAAGATACGATTTTTACGCCTTTGGAGAAGGGAATTATTGCACCCTTACCGGAAGCATGGATGGGGGGTGCGGTGCTGGCATTGAGCGTGGGCGCGATCGTTTTTGCCGCTAAAATTGCTCTCGATGGCTTTCTCAACTCCCAATTGGGTTTGGGGATGCGAGCAACGGGGGTAAATCCTGTGATGGCAAGCGCTCAAGGAATTTCTACGGTCAGCACGATCCTTTGGGGAATTGCCTTAAGTAATGCTCTCGTTGCCGTGGCAGGGGCGATGTTTGCACAACTCAACGGTTCTGCGGATGTGACGATGGGCGTGGGAACGATTATTTTTGGATTGGCGGCAACGATTGTGGGGGAAACGGTGCTTTCTCCTATTACGATTCGACGGGCAACCCTTGGGGTTCTCATCGGTTCGATTTTGTATCGTCTTGCGGTGGGACTCGCCCTCAACGCCGATTTTATTGGCTTGCAAGCCCAGGATTTGAATTTAGTCACGGCGGTTTTGGTCGCCCTTGCTCTGGTTTTACCCCGATACCGCGATCGGTTAAAGTCAATGTGGCGCGATCGCGCACAGAACGGATGA
- a CDS encoding Ycf66 family protein translates to MLAYILAIAVGLGSFAFLMAAFFFTEVHRKIDFLWSGVGLFYALVLWICAGRMTGGVLLGQTAAVSLIVALGWQLLTLRRAKTPSAEQTEISPEVEEKVKGFTPASIFSPVTKLFRKPKPTSTPAEPVQSVATLVEPEMATEVKPADVKEETAEFPVTETFGAEEEAIAESDSPEMTESPAIETFGTEEEAIAESDSPEMTESPAIETFGTENEVIAESDSPEIAESPTIETLGAEEEIEAENTITELPESEEDKTSASPEEIEESIPEGVVSSATHSSPNPPKPPAADLLEASQEDKKQGSSQGTPVEEFAPEVELAPFAEPPEMNDAVPNGKDEEN, encoded by the coding sequence ATGCTGGCATACATCCTAGCAATCGCCGTCGGTCTTGGTAGCTTTGCGTTTCTTATGGCAGCGTTCTTTTTCACAGAAGTCCATCGAAAAATTGACTTTCTTTGGAGTGGTGTCGGACTGTTTTACGCTTTAGTCCTGTGGATTTGTGCCGGACGCATGACAGGGGGCGTTTTATTGGGGCAAACCGCAGCAGTCTCCCTTATCGTTGCATTAGGTTGGCAACTCCTCACCTTACGCCGCGCCAAAACCCCTAGCGCAGAACAAACCGAAATTTCGCCGGAAGTCGAAGAAAAAGTCAAAGGATTTACCCCCGCTTCCATTTTTTCTCCGGTTACAAAACTTTTTCGCAAACCTAAACCCACCTCAACACCTGCCGAACCCGTACAATCCGTTGCAACTCTCGTAGAACCCGAAATGGCGACAGAAGTTAAACCTGCGGATGTAAAAGAAGAGACGGCTGAATTCCCCGTAACCGAAACATTTGGTGCAGAGGAAGAAGCAATTGCAGAAAGCGACAGTCCAGAAATGACTGAATCCCCCGCAATCGAAACATTTGGTACAGAGGAAGAAGCAATTGCAGAAAGCGACAGTCCAGAAATGACTGAATCCCCCGCAATCGAAACATTTGGTACAGAGAATGAAGTCATTGCAGAAAGCGACAGTCCAGAAATAGCCGAATCCCCCACAATCGAAACATTGGGTGCAGAGGAGGAGATAGAAGCAGAGAATACGATAACTGAACTCCCAGAGTCCGAGGAAGATAAAACTTCAGCCTCGCCAGAAGAAATAGAAGAATCAATCCCAGAAGGCGTTGTGTCTTCCGCAACGCACTCTTCTCCCAATCCCCCCAAACCCCCAGCCGCCGATTTACTGGAAGCATCCCAAGAAGACAAAAAGCAAGGCAGCAGTCAGGGAACGCCAGTTGAGGAATTTGCCCCCGAAGTTGAACTCGCACCCTTTGCCGAACCGCCAGAGATGAACGACGCGGTTCCCAACGGTAAAGATGAGGAAAATTAA
- a CDS encoding FAD-dependent oxidoreductase → MLQLKTDVLVVGGGTGGTAAALQAARRGANTIIVSEFSWLGGMLTGAGVVAPDGNELAALQTGLWGAYIRALQQQQPEGLNHSWVSLFTYHPRTGATIFSQWVEQLPNLRWIQGQIPLEVLKQDNRVTGVRFTEYEIAAKIILDGTELGDLLALADIPHRWGWELQKEFNEPSAPAELNALTERYPVQAPTWVFLLKDYGESAQAPEITPPPLHHPEQFIGAWEGYGAEKFLNYGRLPGGLFMINWPKFGNDYGEKVGRLVESPAAREEFHQEALWHSQSFAHFIQTQLGRRYGLAEGVFPTQDAAKSAFALHPYYRESRRLQGRGTVTEESILPIPGGCVATLPRNGRGEASPVAFGNYANDHHYPGVKFPLRPKSMRWGGRWTGTPFTIPYDALVPMETEGLLVCEKNISVSHIANGSTRLQPTVMNIGQAAGMAAALCVERNCQPQELPVRELQEALLQDSIAPAAVVPLLNLPPEHPEWLKWQRYYLDNPDAYPMDGNCLRRSDFSSEVEVGERYEGTLRRLKEKGYLLQLKDRTAAKKSWSLIALRPEVNQKLECCAEGQEIAVWGICNFSGGWLVVEKLREIEREGEEKQLVPQTVGRGTFFIQRILKGFLRKIKGLKLRK, encoded by the coding sequence ATGCTCCAACTTAAAACCGATGTTCTCGTTGTGGGTGGAGGAACGGGAGGAACCGCAGCAGCCCTCCAAGCCGCCCGTCGCGGTGCGAATACCATCATTGTGAGCGAATTTTCCTGGTTGGGAGGAATGCTGACTGGTGCAGGCGTTGTCGCCCCCGATGGTAACGAACTCGCTGCCCTACAAACCGGGCTTTGGGGTGCTTATATCCGCGCCTTACAACAACAGCAACCGGAAGGATTAAACCACAGTTGGGTGAGCCTCTTTACCTATCATCCCCGCACAGGTGCAACAATCTTTTCCCAATGGGTCGAACAATTGCCCAATTTGCGATGGATTCAAGGACAAATTCCCCTAGAGGTTCTCAAGCAAGATAATCGAGTGACGGGGGTTCGCTTTACTGAGTATGAAATTGCAGCAAAAATCATCCTCGACGGTACCGAACTTGGCGATTTACTCGCCCTCGCAGACATACCCCATCGTTGGGGTTGGGAATTACAAAAAGAATTCAACGAACCCAGCGCCCCTGCTGAATTAAATGCCTTAACCGAACGCTATCCCGTACAAGCCCCCACTTGGGTATTTTTGTTGAAAGATTATGGAGAATCCGCACAAGCGCCGGAAATTACACCCCCTCCCCTCCACCATCCAGAACAATTTATCGGTGCGTGGGAAGGCTATGGGGCGGAAAAATTCTTAAATTACGGACGTTTGCCGGGGGGTCTATTTATGATCAATTGGCCCAAATTCGGCAATGACTACGGGGAAAAAGTCGGGCGTTTGGTTGAGTCCCCAGCAGCGAGAGAAGAATTTCACCAAGAAGCCCTCTGGCACTCCCAAAGTTTTGCCCATTTCATTCAAACCCAACTCGGTCGTCGTTATGGTCTAGCAGAGGGTGTTTTCCCCACACAGGACGCTGCAAAAAGTGCGTTTGCTCTGCACCCCTACTACCGAGAAAGTCGCCGCTTACAAGGGCGGGGAACGGTTACTGAGGAATCAATTTTACCCATACCGGGTGGCTGCGTCGCAACGTTACCGCGCAATGGGAGGGGAGAAGCGAGTCCGGTTGCGTTTGGCAACTATGCCAACGACCATCACTATCCCGGCGTTAAATTCCCCTTACGACCTAAATCAATGCGTTGGGGTGGGCGATGGACGGGAACGCCTTTCACGATTCCCTACGATGCCCTCGTCCCAATGGAGACAGAAGGGTTACTGGTTTGCGAGAAAAATATTTCGGTGTCTCACATTGCCAACGGTTCGACTCGCTTGCAACCGACGGTGATGAATATCGGACAAGCGGCGGGGATGGCTGCGGCGTTGTGTGTGGAACGGAATTGTCAGCCTCAAGAATTACCCGTCAGAGAGTTGCAAGAGGCATTATTACAAGATTCTATTGCGCCTGCTGCGGTGGTTCCGCTGTTGAATTTGCCCCCAGAACATCCGGAATGGCTGAAGTGGCAGCGCTACTATTTGGATAATCCCGATGCCTATCCGATGGATGGGAATTGCCTGCGTCGCAGCGATTTTTCCAGCGAGGTTGAAGTGGGAGAACGGTATGAGGGGACGTTACGGCGATTGAAGGAAAAGGGCTATTTGTTGCAATTGAAGGATAGGACGGCGGCGAAGAAAAGTTGGTCGCTGATTGCACTGCGTCCGGAGGTGAATCAAAAGCTGGAGTGCTGTGCTGAGGGTCAAGAGATTGCGGTTTGGGGAATTTGCAATTTTTCGGGGGGATGGCTAGTGGTAGAAAAGTTGCGGGAGATTGAGAGAGAAGGGGAAGAAAAACAGTTGGTTCCTCAAACAGTAGGACGTGGGACGTTTTTTATTCAACGGATTTTGAAGGGTTTTTTGAGAAAAATCAAAGGGCTGAAATTGCGAAAATAA
- a CDS encoding type II toxin-antitoxin system RelE/ParE family toxin, with product MSDKPIFWLGTARKDLANFPDFVKRKMGFQLRSLQQGQQPTDFKPIPAVGQGVEEIRVQVGEAYRVFYVAKFSEAIYVLHAFQKKTQKTSKTDLKLGKQRYNALLEFRRQQKYDT from the coding sequence ATGTCCGATAAACCCATTTTCTGGCTCGGCACTGCCCGAAAAGATTTAGCTAACTTCCCCGATTTTGTGAAGCGTAAAATGGGTTTTCAATTACGCTCCCTTCAACAAGGTCAACAACCGACAGATTTCAAACCGATTCCCGCAGTTGGACAAGGAGTTGAAGAAATCCGAGTTCAAGTTGGAGAGGCTTACCGAGTTTTTTACGTTGCAAAATTTTCAGAAGCAATTTACGTCCTCCACGCATTTCAAAAGAAAACCCAGAAGACTTCTAAAACAGACTTGAAGCTCGGAAAACAACGTTATAACGCCCTACTAGAATTTAGGAGGCAGCAAAAATATGACACCTGA
- a CDS encoding Uma2 family endonuclease: MISHQTIAVNLPSSLKLTLTYEQFVQLAIANRDLQLERTVTGELIVNPPTGSETGNRNSDLTGQLWLWNRQAKLGVTFDSSTGFHLPNGSARAPDAAWVRQDRWDALTPEQRKGFAPLAPDFVVELRSQTDRIESLRDKMREYQANGVLLGWLIDRARKAVEVYRLGQEVEVLEHPMSLSGENILPGFVLDLTEIWN, encoded by the coding sequence ATGATTTCTCATCAAACCATTGCGGTCAATCTTCCTTCTTCGCTCAAACTGACCCTAACTTACGAACAGTTCGTGCAACTCGCGATCGCGAACCGAGATTTACAATTAGAACGAACCGTAACTGGAGAGTTAATCGTGAATCCCCCAACTGGAAGCGAAACGGGCAATCGAAATTCAGATTTAACCGGACAACTTTGGCTGTGGAATCGCCAAGCTAAACTGGGCGTAACCTTTGACTCCTCAACCGGGTTTCACCTTCCCAATGGATCTGCTCGCGCTCCCGATGCGGCGTGGGTGCGCCAAGACAGATGGGATGCATTGACTCCAGAACAGCGTAAGGGTTTTGCCCCTCTTGCACCGGATTTTGTCGTAGAGTTGCGCTCGCAAACCGATCGAATCGAGTCGTTGCGAGACAAAATGAGAGAATATCAAGCCAATGGCGTTCTTTTAGGGTGGTTAATCGATCGCGCGCGCAAAGCAGTAGAGGTGTACCGATTGGGTCAAGAGGTGGAAGTATTGGAGCATCCGATGAGTTTATCTGGGGAGAATATTCTACCGGGTTTTGTTTTAGATTTAACCGAGATTTGGAACTAG
- a CDS encoding ABC transporter ATP-binding protein, with amino-acid sequence MAAAVLIETLKKSYGSIPAVKDISFKVERGEIFGLLGPNGAGKTTTIRCLCTLTKPDGGKVEVCGIDAIAQPKLARRRLGYIAQEVALDKVLTGRELLQLQAALYHLPSAAAKERIEQLLTLLGLTDYAEQKTGTYSGGLRKRLDLAAGLLHQPDLLVLDEPTVGLDIESRVVVWDFLRQLREAGTTVLITSHYLEEIDALADRLAIIDRGVVIAEGTPSQLKDRVGGDRVTLRIREFTAEEEAIQAKDKLQTLPFVEEIIVNTAQGNTLNLVVKRQSNPLSQIETTLTEMDLPIFSMAQSRPSLDDVYLAATGRTLMDEELAAAGSRDLKKEKKQAMK; translated from the coding sequence ATGGCTGCGGCTGTTTTAATTGAAACCCTAAAAAAAAGCTACGGTTCCATCCCTGCGGTTAAAGATATTTCCTTTAAAGTCGAACGCGGCGAAATTTTCGGACTTTTGGGACCCAACGGCGCAGGAAAAACCACAACCATTCGCTGTTTGTGTACCCTAACCAAGCCGGACGGGGGTAAAGTGGAAGTCTGTGGCATCGACGCGATCGCGCAACCCAAACTCGCAAGACGCAGACTCGGTTACATCGCCCAAGAAGTCGCCTTAGACAAAGTTTTAACCGGACGAGAATTATTACAACTCCAAGCCGCACTCTACCATTTACCCAGCGCTGCGGCGAAAGAACGAATCGAGCAATTACTGACCCTCCTCGGTTTGACAGACTATGCAGAACAAAAAACCGGAACCTATTCCGGCGGACTGCGCAAGCGATTGGACTTAGCAGCGGGACTATTGCACCAACCGGATTTACTCGTTTTAGACGAACCCACCGTGGGGTTAGATATCGAAAGTCGCGTTGTGGTGTGGGACTTCTTGCGACAACTGCGAGAAGCGGGGACAACAGTACTGATTACCAGTCATTACTTAGAAGAAATTGATGCCCTAGCCGATCGTTTAGCCATTATCGATCGCGGTGTCGTTATTGCAGAAGGAACCCCCTCCCAACTCAAAGATCGCGTTGGCGGAGATCGCGTTACCTTGCGCATTCGCGAATTTACCGCCGAAGAAGAAGCAATACAAGCAAAAGACAAGTTACAAACCCTACCTTTTGTCGAAGAAATTATTGTGAATACCGCTCAAGGGAATACGCTCAACTTAGTCGTAAAACGGCAGAGCAATCCCTTAAGTCAAATCGAAACCACCCTAACAGAAATGGATTTGCCCATCTTCAGCATGGCTCAATCTCGTCCCAGTCTCGATGATGTTTATCTCGCCGCAACTGGACGCACCCTCATGGATGAAGAGTTAGCGGCGGCGGGAAGTCGCGATCTCAAAAAGGAGAAAAAACAGGCAATGAAATAA